One Pseudobutyrivibrio xylanivorans genomic window, GCACCTTTGAATATCTCACGCTTGTAAACGCTATTACATTTGCCTTTATTTCTTTCTTAATTCTTCTAACCCTCTGATATGCTGACTCGTACTGAATGCCTCGCTCGTCTGCTATCGCTGTTAAATCCTTTTCCTTTAATAAGAAGCTTTGAATCAACAACATGTCATTCTCCTTCAGCTGCTGCATCTGGCTGTTAAACAATTCAAAGTCTCTTCGCATCTGTCGAAGCACTGCTGCATCTCTCATGAATTCCTCATCATGATCTGTATCATCCAGCACTCCATCTGAGAAATCACAAGCTATAATTGCATCTCTTAATGATACATTTCTAATAGCCTGGTTTGCTGTACGGTCACTATGGAAGCCTCCACCTTGAACACGTACTCCTAAATCTCCTCTGTCTTCTCTGCGATTGAAGTCCTGCTCTTCCTCAATCATGTACACTAATCCTTGTGTATAGCTCTCAATGATTCCTGTAAATCTTGAATAGTTCTTACAGATATAATCCACTCTCTTCTCAGGTGTTAAACCTGCATATTTTTCTAATACATTAGCCTCAGCCATACTCTTATTCCTCCTATTGAATCTGATGTATGTCTTTGGCAAACCGGTTTGTCCTCTTGACTTCTTTATAATACCCGGTAATACTTCATGGTTCGATGTATGAACCGACAACAAAAGGTTGTCGCTATGACAACCTTCACAAATAAAAAAGCACTACCAAAATTGGTAATGCTATATACTTCAGTCTCACGTAGTCTCAATATGTAAATGAGACTACATGAGACTAGCGTGAGACTGATTATATATAAATCCTACTTTTTGTGATAAAACTGCGTGATTTTAACAACTTTAGTCTCATTATTTAAATGAGACTGCATGAGACTAGCATGAGACTATGTTTACTTTAATTTCCAAATCCCATCTGCTTTATCATAAAATGCCCCAGTCACAACTTTGATTTTTGCATACTCTCTAAAGACTGTTGCTCTAGAAATGTCAAACTCTGACATAACCTGTTCGACTGTAAGATATTTATTGTCGCATATCATATTATAAATTTTTTGCTGTCTTTCAGATAAAGTTTTCTTCTCTTCTGCTTCTTTTGCTGCTGTCTCGTTAAGCGGAATAACTATTTTAAAAACATCATCTTCAAACAATTCTGGTTTACCACCATCAGAATAGATAGGCGTATATTTATATAAGTTTCTCACACCCGAGCCAAGTGTATCAGTACGTCCTATATTAGCAAAGAAACTCTGAATAATTGGATTCTTAGGATATGGCTGAAACTCATCCTGCATTATATTCCCATGTTTCCTTGGTATACACCAATTTTCTGTTTTAAGCCAATCCTTCTCGATAATTAATTTTGCAGGAAATGCACTTGAATAATCTCTATGAACTAATATATTTCCTATTACTTCTCTTGAAATTAAATCTCGTACACTTGTATTAACATTATCAATTAAATAAAATCTATCATCTGTATGCTTTGCTACAAAATCAGTAAGTTGATCATATGCATCTATTAAATTTGTAGTTACCTTTAATCTATCATCATAACGATCAACATTATTAACTCTATATATCGCATCTGTAATATACCCTGGACAACATGATTTTATAACATCATCTTTACCAAATAATAGGACACCTGCCAAATTAAATCCCTGAACACCTGATGAAAAATCTTTTTCCCACAACCCTGCACTTCTAAATATCTCATCATCAGAAAGTTTGAGCCATTCATGATTCGGATTTTTGCTTTTTATAAGATTTCTAACCTTATCAAATAATTCCATACGCAAATCATCCTTAGTGACATATGGGAATATCTTCCTCTCCACATATGTATTACTTTTTCTCGTATATAAATTTTGTAACTGAAGTGGTGAATCCGTTATATCCATATCACCATCTTCATTACGGTCGTAAATTCTATTTGAAC contains:
- a CDS encoding sigma-70 family RNA polymerase sigma factor, whose product is MAEANVLEKYAGLTPEKRVDYICKNYSRFTGIIESYTQGLVYMIEEEQDFNRREDRGDLGVRVQGGGFHSDRTANQAIRNVSLRDAIIACDFSDGVLDDTDHDEEFMRDAAVLRQMRRDFELFNSQMQQLKENDMLLIQSFLLKEKDLTAIADERGIQYESAYQRVRRIKKEIKANVIAFTSVRYSKVQGV
- a CDS encoding RNA-binding domain-containing protein translates to MTKELMHELLSKDEKITVEYKACQNGIQEDVYETVCSFSNRYGGYIIMGVKDGGKPIGLNPSMIKDMKKNFVNQLNNPAKMSPTLYLSIEEYEYEEKLLLWVYVPPTSTVEKCSNRIYDRNEDGDMDITDSPLQLQNLYTRKSNTYVERKIFPYVTKDDLRMELFDKVRNLIKSKNPNHEWLKLSDDEIFRSAGLWEKDFSSGVQGFNLAGVLLFGKDDVIKSCCPGYITDAIYRVNNVDRYDDRLKVTTNLIDAYDQLTDFVAKHTDDRFYLIDNVNTSVRDLISREVIGNILVHRDYSSAFPAKLIIEKDWLKTENWCIPRKHGNIMQDEFQPYPKNPIIQSFFANIGRTDTLGSGVRNLYKYTPIYSDGGKPELFEDDVFKIVIPLNETAAKEAEEKKTLSERQQKIYNMICDNKYLTVEQVMSEFDISRATVFREYAKIKVVTGAFYDKADGIWKLK